A genomic stretch from Streptomyces fungicidicus includes:
- a CDS encoding dihydrofolate reductase, translated as MNVGLVWAQTPDGVIGAGNAIPWRLPEDMAHFKAVTLGHPVVMGRRTWDSLPPRFRPLPGRRNIVVTRDPGWAAEGAVRAGSVAEALELASRTPEPAAPAGTAWVIGGGEIYRAALPYATTLSVTEVDTPVSGDTYAPVPDAEWKVAEDSGPRISTSGLRYRIRRYTR; from the coding sequence GTGAACGTCGGGCTGGTCTGGGCGCAGACCCCCGACGGTGTGATCGGGGCGGGCAACGCGATCCCGTGGCGGCTCCCGGAGGACATGGCGCACTTCAAGGCCGTCACCCTCGGGCATCCCGTGGTGATGGGGCGCAGGACGTGGGACTCCCTTCCGCCGCGGTTCCGTCCCCTGCCCGGCCGGCGCAACATCGTGGTGACGCGCGATCCGGGGTGGGCGGCCGAGGGCGCCGTGCGCGCCGGGTCCGTCGCCGAGGCGCTGGAACTGGCGTCCCGGACGCCGGAGCCGGCGGCGCCCGCCGGCACGGCCTGGGTGATCGGCGGCGGCGAGATCTACCGTGCCGCCCTGCCGTACGCCACCACGCTCTCCGTGACCGAGGTCGACACGCCGGTGAGCGGCGACACCTACGCCCCCGTGCCGGACGCGGAATGGAAGGTCGCCGAGGACTCGGGCCCGCGGATCTCCACGTCCGGCCTGCGTTACCGGATCCGCCGATACACACGGTGA
- a CDS encoding thymidylate synthase, which translates to MADTQYEDLLQLVLTSGTAKADRTGTGTRSVFGHQLRYDLSQGFPLVTTKKVHLKSIVYELLWFLRGDSNVRWLQEHGVTIWDEWADDNGDLGPVYGAQWRSWPTPDGRHIDQIEEVLGTLRRDPDSRRMIVSAWNVSELSKMALAPCHAFFQFYVADGRLSCQLYQRSADLFLGVPFNIASYALLTHMVAQQSGLEPGDFIWTGGDCHIYDNHVAQVTEQLSRTPFAFPALELRRADSLFDYSYSDVQVAGYRHHPAIKAPVAV; encoded by the coding sequence GTGGCGGATACCCAGTACGAAGACCTGTTGCAGCTGGTGCTCACCTCCGGAACGGCCAAGGCCGACCGCACGGGCACCGGTACCCGAAGTGTCTTCGGACACCAGCTGCGTTATGACCTGTCGCAGGGGTTTCCGCTGGTCACGACCAAGAAGGTGCACCTCAAGTCCATCGTCTACGAACTGCTGTGGTTCCTGCGCGGCGACTCGAACGTCCGCTGGCTCCAGGAGCACGGCGTCACCATCTGGGACGAGTGGGCCGACGACAACGGTGACCTCGGCCCGGTCTACGGGGCGCAGTGGCGCTCCTGGCCGACCCCGGACGGCAGGCACATCGACCAGATCGAAGAGGTCCTCGGCACGCTGCGCCGCGATCCGGACTCCCGCCGGATGATCGTGTCCGCCTGGAACGTCTCCGAGCTGTCGAAGATGGCGCTCGCCCCCTGCCACGCCTTCTTCCAGTTCTACGTCGCCGACGGCAGGCTCTCCTGCCAGCTGTACCAGCGCAGCGCCGACCTGTTCCTCGGTGTGCCGTTCAACATCGCCAGCTACGCCCTGCTCACCCACATGGTGGCGCAGCAGTCGGGTCTCGAACCGGGCGACTTCATCTGGACCGGCGGGGACTGCCACATCTACGACAACCACGTCGCGCAGGTGACCGAGCAGCTCTCGCGCACGCCGTTCGCGTTCCCGGCGCTGGAGCTGCGCCGCGCCGACTCGCTCTTCGACTACTCCTACTCCGACGTCCAGGTGGCCGGCTACCGGCACCACCCGGCCATCAAGGCCCCGGTGGCGGTGTGA
- a CDS encoding LacI family DNA-binding transcriptional regulator: protein MGRQRPGSPTLEEVAALAGVGRGTVSRVINNAAGVKDSTRRAVQRAIAELGYVPNLAARSLAGRRADAVALVMTEPDWRQFGEPFFSEIVRAVGDALTDTKVQLLLTLVRTDAERRRLVEYARGGRVDGVMLMSVHAEDALPDMLAEVGLPTVLLGRRSGDEGVTYVDADNAGGARSAVAHLLGTGRRAIATITGPLDMYVAQCRLRGYREALERAGAAARPSWTAEGDFSADSGHRAMTELVERAPEIDAVFAASDTMAAGALNALRAAGRRVPEDVAVIGFDDFPLAQHTDPKLTTVRQPLEEIGRTMVRLLLEEMEEPAMAWRHVILRTELVLRGSA from the coding sequence ATGGGCAGGCAGCGTCCCGGCTCACCGACGCTGGAGGAGGTGGCCGCGCTCGCCGGTGTCGGGCGGGGCACCGTCTCCCGTGTCATCAACAACGCGGCGGGCGTGAAGGATTCGACGCGCCGTGCCGTGCAGCGCGCCATCGCCGAACTGGGGTACGTGCCCAATCTGGCCGCCCGTTCGCTGGCGGGGCGGCGTGCCGACGCCGTCGCGCTGGTCATGACCGAGCCGGACTGGCGGCAGTTCGGCGAGCCGTTCTTCTCGGAGATCGTCCGCGCCGTCGGCGACGCGCTGACCGACACCAAGGTGCAGCTGCTGCTCACCCTGGTGCGCACGGACGCCGAGCGGCGGCGCCTCGTCGAGTACGCGCGCGGCGGCCGGGTCGACGGCGTCATGCTGATGTCCGTGCACGCCGAGGACGCGCTGCCCGACATGCTGGCCGAGGTGGGACTGCCCACCGTCCTGCTCGGGCGGCGCTCGGGCGACGAAGGCGTGACCTACGTCGACGCGGACAACGCGGGCGGGGCCCGCAGCGCGGTGGCGCACCTGCTGGGCACCGGCCGCCGCGCGATCGCGACCATCACCGGGCCGCTCGACATGTACGTGGCCCAGTGCCGGCTGCGCGGGTACCGCGAGGCGCTGGAACGGGCGGGCGCCGCGGCCAGGCCCTCCTGGACGGCCGAGGGCGACTTCTCGGCGGACAGCGGGCACCGGGCGATGACCGAACTCGTCGAACGGGCCCCGGAGATCGACGCCGTGTTCGCCGCGTCCGACACCATGGCCGCCGGCGCGCTCAACGCCCTGCGGGCGGCGGGGCGCCGGGTACCGGAGGACGTCGCGGTGATCGGCTTCGACGACTTCCCGCTCGCCCAGCACACCGATCCGAAGCTGACGACGGTCCGTCAGCCGCTGGAGGAGATCGGCCGGACGATGGTGCGGCTGCTCCTGGAGGAGATGGAGGAGCCCGCCATGGCCTGGCGGCACGTCATCCTCCGCACGGAACTGGTGCTGCGCGGCTCCGCCTGA
- a CDS encoding DUF427 domain-containing protein translates to MAEESVLHPGLIVPVGHVEPVPRRVRGTIGGRVVFDTRRALYVWERRAYPQFSIPLGDLAEGVLTAEDHVEQRGAGPARRHSLRVGPDVREGAAWVWEDGAPEALHGTVRFVWAALDSWFEEDEPVFVHPRSPYARVDALRSSSGVRVELDGVVLADAPHCVKLFETGLPTRYYLDRAHVDLTRLRRSDTVTRCPYKGTTSGYWSFDGDAGTQEDIAWAYDFPTVQAHPVAGMVAFFNERVDLHVDGTPLPRPAVRADG, encoded by the coding sequence GTGGCCGAGGAGAGCGTGCTGCACCCGGGGCTCATCGTCCCGGTCGGACACGTCGAGCCGGTGCCCAGGCGGGTCCGGGGGACGATCGGCGGCCGCGTCGTCTTCGACACCCGGCGCGCCCTGTACGTGTGGGAGCGGCGCGCCTACCCGCAGTTCAGCATCCCGCTCGGGGACCTGGCCGAGGGGGTGCTGACGGCTGAGGACCACGTCGAGCAGCGGGGCGCGGGGCCCGCGCGGCGGCACTCCCTGCGGGTCGGCCCGGATGTCCGCGAGGGTGCGGCGTGGGTCTGGGAGGACGGCGCTCCGGAGGCCCTGCACGGCACCGTGCGTTTCGTGTGGGCGGCGCTGGACTCCTGGTTCGAGGAGGACGAGCCGGTCTTCGTCCACCCGAGGAGCCCCTACGCGCGGGTGGACGCGCTGCGCTCGTCCAGCGGTGTGCGGGTGGAGCTGGACGGAGTCGTGCTGGCGGACGCGCCGCACTGCGTGAAGCTGTTCGAGACGGGTCTGCCGACCCGCTACTACCTCGACCGCGCGCACGTAGACCTGACCCGGCTGCGCCGCTCGGACACGGTGACCCGCTGCCCGTACAAGGGGACGACCAGCGGCTACTGGTCGTTCGACGGCGATGCCGGCACCCAGGAGGACATCGCCTGGGCGTACGACTTCCCGACGGTCCAGGCGCACCCCGTCGCGGGCATGGTGGCGTTCTTCAACGAGCGCGTCGACCTCCACGTCGACGGCACCCCGCTGCCCCGGCCCGCGGTGCGGGCCGACGGGTGA
- a CDS encoding ABC-F family ATP-binding cassette domain-containing protein, with product MNLTPAPETPSAHAGAGGSAHVRAENVIVSRGSRRVLNDVSVTVSARSRIAVVGENGRGKTTLLHVLAGLVVPDEGAVHRTGTVGLARQELSAAGGETVGALTSRALAPSRTALAALDEASAAMAGGDPAAGDRYAAALDAATRLDAWDAERRVDVALGALGACADRERPLSTLSVGQRYRVRLACLLGAWHDVLLLDEPTNHLDAGGLEFLTRRLREHEGGLVVVSHDRALLRDVADRFVDLDPARDGRPRHYAGGYDAWQHARRRERERWEQDHAQQLTERRRLEDAVAKARDRLSTGWRPEKGTGRHQRQSRAAGVVQAFGRQREALEAHRVDVPAPPPVLRWPEPDVRPGAPQLRAHGVAVRGRLSGPVDLTLDGGDRLLVTGPNGAGKSTLLGVLAGALEPTEGHVRTASGARVVRITQETAGQDPGLGAREVYDRHVGRLVAQGVLRDAEAVPLGSLGLLDPDAAGTPVGRMSQGQRRRLDLALALSGRPTLVLLDEPTNHLSAPLVDELTAAVRGTGAAVVVATHDRQLLRDLADWPHLRLDGTSGDGTAG from the coding sequence TTGAACCTCACCCCGGCCCCCGAAACCCCGTCCGCCCACGCCGGTGCGGGCGGCAGCGCCCACGTCCGCGCCGAGAACGTCATCGTCAGCCGTGGATCCCGGCGAGTCCTGAACGACGTCTCGGTCACCGTCTCCGCCCGGTCCAGGATCGCCGTCGTCGGCGAGAACGGCCGCGGCAAGACGACGCTGCTGCACGTCCTCGCCGGACTGGTCGTGCCCGACGAGGGCGCCGTGCACCGCACGGGCACGGTCGGCCTGGCCCGTCAGGAACTGTCCGCGGCCGGCGGTGAGACGGTCGGCGCCCTGACCTCCCGGGCGCTCGCCCCGTCCCGCACGGCCCTCGCCGCGCTCGACGAGGCGTCCGCCGCCATGGCCGGTGGCGACCCCGCCGCCGGGGACCGCTACGCCGCCGCGCTCGACGCCGCCACCCGGCTCGACGCCTGGGACGCCGAACGCCGCGTCGACGTGGCCCTCGGCGCCCTCGGCGCCTGCGCCGACCGGGAACGCCCCCTGTCGACGCTGTCGGTCGGGCAGCGCTACCGCGTCCGGCTGGCCTGCCTGCTCGGCGCGTGGCACGACGTGCTGCTGCTCGACGAGCCGACCAACCACCTCGACGCCGGCGGGCTGGAGTTCCTGACCCGCAGGCTGCGCGAGCACGAGGGGGGTCTCGTCGTCGTAAGCCACGACCGGGCGCTGCTGCGCGACGTCGCGGACCGGTTCGTCGACCTCGACCCGGCGCGCGACGGAAGGCCGCGCCACTACGCGGGCGGCTACGACGCCTGGCAGCACGCGCGGCGCCGGGAGCGGGAGCGCTGGGAGCAGGACCACGCGCAGCAGCTGACGGAGCGCCGGCGGCTGGAGGACGCGGTGGCGAAGGCCCGTGACCGGCTCTCCACCGGCTGGCGGCCGGAGAAGGGGACCGGCAGGCACCAGCGCCAGTCCCGGGCGGCGGGCGTCGTCCAGGCCTTCGGCCGGCAGCGGGAAGCGCTGGAGGCGCACCGGGTCGACGTTCCGGCCCCGCCGCCGGTGCTGCGGTGGCCCGAACCGGATGTCCGGCCGGGTGCGCCGCAGCTGCGGGCGCACGGAGTCGCCGTCCGCGGACGGCTGTCCGGACCGGTGGACCTCACCCTCGACGGGGGCGACCGGCTGCTCGTCACCGGGCCCAACGGCGCGGGCAAGTCCACGCTGCTGGGGGTGCTGGCCGGCGCCCTCGAGCCCACGGAGGGGCACGTCCGGACGGCGAGCGGGGCGCGGGTCGTCCGGATCACCCAGGAGACCGCCGGGCAGGACCCCGGGCTCGGCGCGCGCGAGGTGTACGACCGGCACGTCGGGCGGCTGGTGGCCCAGGGGGTGCTCCGGGACGCCGAGGCCGTGCCGCTCGGTTCCCTGGGCCTGCTGGACCCCGACGCCGCGGGCACGCCGGTCGGGCGGATGTCGCAGGGGCAGCGGCGCCGTCTCGACCTGGCGCTGGCGCTGTCCGGGAGGCCCACGCTGGTCCTGCTCGACGAGCCGACCAACCATCTGTCGGCGCCGCTGGTCGACGAGTTGACCGCGGCGGTCCGCGGCACCGGCGCCGCCGTGGTCGTCGCGACCCACGACCGTCAGCTCCTGCGGGACCTGGCGGACTGGCCGCACCTGCGGCTGGACGGCACGAGTGGTGACGGCACGGCGGGGTGA
- a CDS encoding ribosomal maturation YjgA family protein: protein MAYLFGFMTRAGGDTARTRLAAAVAALLTVGAGLGLRATASGDVAKYGGDALYTLLLVALAVVVAPRLTPSRAAAVALAVSWAVEFSQLTGLPAELSRRSTVARLVLGSTFNAPDLLWYAVGAAVGRLVLRRCARGAAGVRADAAHRTLGT from the coding sequence ATGGCGTACCTCTTCGGATTCATGACCCGCGCGGGCGGGGACACGGCGCGGACCCGTCTCGCGGCCGCGGTGGCCGCCCTGCTGACCGTCGGCGCGGGACTGGGCCTGAGGGCCACGGCGTCGGGAGACGTGGCCAAGTACGGCGGGGACGCCCTGTACACCCTGCTCCTCGTCGCTTTGGCCGTCGTGGTCGCGCCACGGCTGACACCGTCGCGGGCCGCGGCGGTCGCCCTGGCCGTCAGCTGGGCCGTGGAGTTCTCACAGCTCACCGGTCTGCCGGCGGAGCTCTCCCGGCGGAGCACCGTCGCCCGTCTGGTCCTCGGTTCCACCTTCAACGCCCCCGACCTCCTCTGGTACGCGGTCGGCGCGGCCGTGGGCCGGCTCGTCCTGCGGCGATGCGCGCGGGGCGCGGCCGGGGTGCGGGCGGATGCCGCCCACCGCACGCTGGGGACATGA
- a CDS encoding class I SAM-dependent methyltransferase, with protein MNAAGRGDAPGSGRYGEAVFRPGQPDEGGRVDLGALAYDDITLARLRALGAGPGWRCLDVGAGTGTVSRRLLDEAGVTSVLAVDRDVRFLTGRPVPGLDVLEADVTAPDFDPGRFRLVHARFVLMHLPERLRLVTALAGLVEPGGVLVLGDAVDLTSDRAPDNPYARVMRAMWQGLRDAIGTDVTWVPSCPRLLRDAGLAPVAAEIHVPPLQPGSPISRFWVDTWERSREAMLATGLVDDAAVDAAIRYLDSDACAALSAGLLTAWGRKPAET; from the coding sequence GTGAACGCGGCCGGCCGCGGCGACGCCCCGGGCAGCGGCCGCTACGGCGAGGCGGTCTTCCGGCCCGGGCAGCCCGACGAGGGCGGGCGCGTCGACCTGGGCGCGCTCGCCTACGACGACATCACCCTGGCGCGGCTGCGGGCACTCGGGGCCGGCCCCGGGTGGCGCTGCCTCGACGTGGGCGCCGGCACGGGCACGGTCTCCCGCCGGCTGCTGGACGAGGCCGGCGTGACGAGCGTGCTCGCCGTCGACCGCGACGTGCGCTTCCTCACCGGGCGGCCCGTGCCGGGACTCGACGTGCTGGAGGCAGACGTCACCGCCCCGGACTTCGACCCCGGCCGCTTCCGGCTGGTCCACGCGCGCTTCGTGCTGATGCACCTGCCCGAACGCCTCCGGCTCGTCACGGCACTGGCCGGACTCGTCGAACCGGGCGGTGTGCTCGTGCTCGGCGACGCCGTGGACCTGACCAGCGACCGGGCGCCCGACAACCCGTACGCCCGCGTGATGCGGGCGATGTGGCAGGGGCTCCGGGACGCCATCGGCACCGATGTCACCTGGGTGCCGTCCTGCCCCCGCCTGCTGCGCGACGCGGGGCTCGCGCCCGTCGCCGCCGAGATCCATGTGCCGCCGCTGCAGCCCGGCAGCCCCATCAGCCGCTTCTGGGTGGACACCTGGGAGCGGAGCCGGGAGGCGATGCTGGCCACCGGGCTGGTCGACGACGCGGCCGTCGACGCGGCGATCCGCTACCTGGACTCCGACGCGTGCGCGGCGCTCTCCGCCGGCCTGCTCACCGCCTGGGGACGGAAACCCGCGGAGACCTGA
- a CDS encoding GH12 family glycosyl hydrolase domain-containing protein encodes MRRLPHRLRAPRGLSAALLTVLAVVAALMTATPPAQADTTICETYGSTTIQGRYVVQNNRWGSSATQCVTATDTGFRLTRADGSVPTNGAPKSYPSVFNGCHYTNCSPGTALPARISSISGAPSSISYGYVSDAVYNASYDIWLDPTPRTDGVNRTEIMIWLNKVGPIQPIGSQVGTATVAGRSWQVWSGGNGTNDVLSFVAPSAISSWSFDVMDFVRETVARGMAGSDWYLTSVQAGFEPWQNGAGLAVNSFSSTINTGGTPGGPGEPGGPAACTVSYATNVWQDGFTANVTVRNEGSSAVDDWDLAFTLPSGQRVTHAWNASVAPSSGAVTASALSSNARIAPGGSQSFGFQGSYSGAFAQPAGFSLNGTACRTA; translated from the coding sequence ATGCGACGGTTACCGCACCGACTCCGGGCCCCGCGCGGCCTGTCAGCTGCGCTGCTCACCGTTCTCGCCGTGGTCGCGGCGCTGATGACCGCGACGCCTCCGGCACAGGCCGACACCACGATCTGCGAAACGTACGGATCGACCACCATCCAGGGGCGCTACGTCGTCCAGAACAACCGCTGGGGCAGCAGCGCCACCCAGTGCGTCACCGCCACGGACACCGGCTTCCGCCTCACCCGGGCCGACGGTTCGGTACCGACCAACGGCGCCCCGAAGTCGTACCCGTCCGTCTTCAACGGCTGCCACTACACCAACTGTTCGCCGGGCACCGCCCTCCCCGCGCGGATCAGCTCGATCTCCGGCGCGCCGAGCAGCATCTCGTACGGCTACGTCAGCGACGCCGTGTACAACGCCTCGTACGACATCTGGCTGGACCCGACGCCCCGTACCGACGGGGTGAACCGGACCGAGATCATGATCTGGCTGAACAAGGTGGGCCCGATCCAGCCGATCGGCTCCCAGGTCGGCACGGCCACCGTGGCCGGGCGCAGCTGGCAGGTGTGGTCGGGCGGGAACGGCACCAACGACGTGCTGTCGTTCGTCGCCCCGTCCGCGATCAGCAGCTGGAGCTTCGACGTCATGGACTTCGTCCGCGAGACCGTCGCGCGCGGAATGGCGGGCAGCGACTGGTACCTGACGAGCGTCCAGGCCGGCTTCGAACCCTGGCAGAACGGCGCGGGACTCGCGGTGAACTCCTTCTCGTCCACGATCAACACCGGCGGCACCCCCGGCGGTCCCGGCGAGCCCGGAGGCCCCGCGGCGTGCACGGTGTCGTACGCCACGAACGTCTGGCAGGACGGTTTCACCGCGAACGTCACCGTGCGGAACGAGGGTTCGTCCGCCGTCGACGACTGGGACCTCGCCTTCACCCTGCCCTCGGGGCAGCGTGTCACCCACGCCTGGAACGCGTCCGTCGCCCCCTCCTCGGGCGCGGTCACTGCGAGCGCGCTGAGCAGCAACGCGCGGATCGCGCCCGGCGGAAGCCAGAGCTTCGGCTTCCAGGGAAGCTACAGCGGCGCCTTCGCACAGCCGGCCGGCTTCAGCCTCAACGGCACCGCCTGCAGGACCGCCTGA
- a CDS encoding SpoIIE family protein phosphatase — MDAAMNAVVRESGAFAGLLYVLPPGGNALWLVTVTGVPYEFAAPWSRVALTDPIPVADAVRERNLVWIATQEEMARRYPRPALVLPYEFALSAAPVTSGPELHGGLVLLWHGNREAQPSAHERDAVVRGCRRLGGALRRAADRGEPLLPPGRPRTLPPSAGRDHSRAEAAAAAAFVDRLPGGCCALDVNGRITYVTPAAAALLGADEAGLLGALPWEALPWMDVPQVEDRYRAAMISRRPQAFTVLRPPDTWLAFELYPDLSGVSVRVMPGHPAEDPLVALPEPTAAGPSRAPLLYQLMHLAATLTETAGVHDVVERTADQLLPALGAQAMVVMTGEDGRLRVLGHQGYRDALVERYDAMPLSAAVPGSRVLTTGVPDFFTTFADLRRVYPAMVHEDGMASWAFLPLIASGRPIGSLMLAYARPHTFPPGERAVLTSLAGLVGQALDRARLYDAKDRLAHRLQTSLLPRALPRIPGLRVAARYLPAARGLGIGGDFYDLVRLGGRTAGAAIGDVQGHDVDAAALMGQVRTAVHAHAAAGASPSDVLAGTNRLLTDLDLGRFTSCAYVHLDLATHQACVAVAGHPPPLLRHPGGRTELLRVRPGLLLGVEPDTRYPELQFRLPPGCVLALFTDGLVEAPGVDIEDAMEALAGLLEHESPDDLDAMADCLVQHAPAPGDDIALLLISPGG, encoded by the coding sequence ATGGACGCCGCGATGAACGCCGTGGTGCGGGAGAGCGGCGCCTTCGCCGGGCTGCTGTACGTGCTGCCCCCCGGCGGGAACGCGCTGTGGCTGGTGACGGTGACCGGGGTCCCGTACGAGTTCGCGGCTCCGTGGAGCCGGGTCGCCCTGACCGATCCCATCCCGGTCGCCGACGCCGTGCGGGAGCGGAACCTGGTCTGGATCGCCACCCAGGAGGAGATGGCACGCCGCTACCCACGCCCCGCGCTCGTCCTGCCGTACGAGTTCGCGCTGTCGGCGGCGCCCGTCACCTCCGGCCCGGAGCTCCACGGCGGACTGGTGCTGCTGTGGCACGGGAACCGGGAGGCGCAGCCGAGCGCCCACGAGCGCGACGCCGTCGTGCGGGGCTGCCGGCGTCTGGGCGGTGCCCTGCGACGGGCCGCCGACCGGGGCGAACCGCTGCTGCCTCCCGGACGGCCGCGCACCCTGCCGCCGTCCGCCGGGCGGGACCACTCCCGCGCCGAGGCCGCCGCGGCCGCCGCCTTCGTCGACCGCCTGCCGGGCGGATGCTGCGCCCTGGACGTGAACGGCCGCATCACCTACGTCACACCGGCCGCCGCCGCTCTCCTCGGCGCCGACGAGGCCGGCCTGCTGGGCGCCCTGCCCTGGGAAGCGTTGCCCTGGATGGACGTCCCCCAGGTCGAGGACCGCTACCGCGCGGCGATGATCAGCCGTCGGCCCCAGGCGTTCACCGTGCTGCGCCCCCCGGACACCTGGCTGGCGTTCGAGCTCTACCCGGACCTCTCCGGCGTCAGCGTCCGCGTCATGCCGGGCCACCCGGCCGAGGACCCCCTCGTCGCGCTGCCCGAACCGACCGCCGCGGGCCCCAGCCGTGCCCCGCTGCTCTACCAGCTGATGCATCTGGCCGCCACCCTGACCGAGACCGCCGGTGTGCACGACGTCGTGGAACGGACCGCCGACCAGTTGCTGCCCGCGCTCGGCGCGCAGGCCATGGTGGTGATGACCGGCGAGGACGGGCGGCTGAGGGTCCTCGGCCACCAGGGCTACCGCGACGCACTCGTGGAGCGCTACGACGCCATGCCGCTGAGTGCGGCCGTTCCCGGCAGCCGGGTCCTCACCACCGGCGTCCCGGACTTCTTCACCACCTTCGCCGACCTCCGGCGTGTCTACCCGGCCATGGTGCACGAGGACGGGATGGCCTCCTGGGCCTTTCTGCCGCTGATCGCGTCCGGCCGCCCCATCGGCTCCCTGATGCTGGCCTACGCACGGCCGCACACCTTCCCGCCCGGCGAACGCGCCGTGCTGACGTCCCTGGCCGGCCTGGTCGGGCAGGCCCTGGACCGCGCCCGGCTCTACGACGCCAAGGACCGCCTCGCCCACCGCCTGCAGACTTCCCTCCTGCCGCGCGCCCTGCCCAGGATCCCGGGCCTGAGGGTCGCCGCCCGTTATCTGCCGGCCGCCCGGGGCCTGGGCATCGGCGGCGACTTCTACGACCTCGTCCGCCTCGGCGGACGGACCGCGGGCGCCGCGATCGGCGACGTCCAGGGGCACGACGTGGACGCCGCGGCCCTCATGGGGCAGGTGCGCACCGCCGTCCACGCCCACGCCGCCGCGGGCGCGTCGCCCAGCGACGTCCTCGCCGGCACCAACCGCCTGCTCACCGACCTCGACCTCGGACGCTTCACCAGCTGCGCCTACGTCCACCTCGACCTGGCCACGCACCAGGCGTGCGTGGCCGTCGCGGGCCATCCGCCGCCCCTGCTGCGCCATCCCGGCGGACGCACCGAACTCCTGCGCGTCCGCCCCGGGCTGCTGCTCGGCGTCGAACCGGACACGCGCTACCCGGAGCTGCAGTTCCGGCTGCCGCCCGGCTGTGTGCTCGCCCTCTTCACGGACGGCCTCGTGGAGGCACCCGGGGTCGACATCGAGGACGCCATGGAGGCCCTCGCCGGGCTCCTGGAGCACGAGAGCCCGGACGACCTCGACGCCATGGCCGACTGTCTCGTCCAGCACGCCCCCGCACCCGGCGACGACATCGCCCTGCTCCTCATCAGCCCCGGCGGATAG